The sequence TCCATGGTGGGGACTCTTTACCGCTCCTTTTAGCCATAGTGGATTTGGACATTTGCTTTCAAATACTCTCCTGTTCCTCCCTTTGAGTTGGCTAGTTCTTTCCAAAGGACTCCGTGATTACATCTCAATCTGGGTCTGTGTTTTATTTGTCGAAATTTTCCAAGCATTCTTTTGGGCTATTCCAGCTCATGGGATGTCTGCAATAGTTTTTGGTTTACTTGGATATTTGTTGATAATTGGTTTTCTAGAAAAACGTTTTCTAGCGATTGTCCTCACCATTATCTGTTTTGGGATGTATGGCTATTTTCTTCCATCGTTACTCCCATGGAATGTCCCCCAAGGAATTAGCTGGATAGGTCATTTCAGTGGTTTTCTAGGTGGTTTATTAGGAGCACTTGCTATTTATAGAGAACCGAATAAGGGTAGGGGTAAAATATGGTTGGAGTAAAGATTCTCTGATATACAAGATCCATGGTCGAAAGAAGAATTATCTCTCAAGAAATCAAGAAGGTCCATTAGAAAATGATTGATGCTTACACACTTGAGCAATGCAAAAAAGATGAAAAGGTTCTTCAAATTAAAATTACCAATATTCAGCATGCCATTAAACAATCAGAAGCAATGATTGTTGAGTCAAAGATG comes from Prochlorococcus sp. MIT 1307 and encodes:
- a CDS encoding rhomboid family intramembrane serine protease, producing the protein MSRTSKSVRFFVPLALIGIACLQELIDQIWFGGNWNFLMGGGAPWWGLFTAPFSHSGFGHLLSNTLLFLPLSWLVLSKGLRDYISIWVCVLFVEIFQAFFWAIPAHGMSAIVFGLLGYLLIIGFLEKRFLAIVLTIICFGMYGYFLPSLLPWNVPQGISWIGHFSGFLGGLLGALAIYREPNKGRGKIWLE